Proteins encoded in a region of the Candidatus Nitrosomarinus catalina genome:
- a CDS encoding cupin domain-containing protein, which translates to MKLEFNLKDNLDKIKKSDSYFHTFINKDSLATGILVLTPGEEDTQEPHESDEVYFIISGNGFLKIKNKDYEISKDKLFFVGKDVPHYFHSNTKELKVLYFFGGSDS; encoded by the coding sequence TTGAAATTAGAATTTAATTTAAAAGATAATTTAGATAAAATTAAAAAAAGTGATTCGTATTTTCATACTTTCATAAATAAAGATAGTCTTGCTACTGGAATTTTGGTATTAACACCTGGAGAAGAAGATACTCAAGAACCTCATGAAAGTGATGAAGTATATTTTATAATTTCTGGAAATGGATTTCTTAAAATTAAAAATAAAGACTATGAAATTTCAAAAGATAAATTATTTTTTGTAGGTAAAGATGTACCTCATTATTTTCATTCTAACACAAAGGAACTCAAAGTTTTGTATTTCTTTGGTGGCTCTGATTCTTAA
- the dps gene encoding DNA protection during starvation protein, with the protein MSDSNPHIVGINVLKQNGLDVDELVKELITNAAVEFTAYYYFTNLRAHCTGMEGEGLKGIIEDARLEDLSHFESCLERIYQLGGILPNDATEFIKISGCEFLQLPPNPTDHKAILEKCLKAEQGAIVNWNKICQMTFGKDPVTYDIAKDILAEEIEHESWFLELIYGRPSGHMRRKYSGERPHTGKHSRALDMA; encoded by the coding sequence ATGTCTGATTCAAATCCACATATTGTTGGAATTAACGTTTTAAAACAAAACGGCTTAGATGTTGATGAATTAGTAAAGGAGTTAATCACAAATGCTGCAGTTGAATTTACAGCATACTATTACTTTACTAACCTCAGAGCACATTGCACAGGCATGGAAGGAGAAGGGCTCAAAGGAATAATTGAGGATGCAAGACTAGAGGACCTCAGTCACTTTGAATCATGTCTTGAAAGAATCTATCAATTAGGAGGAATACTTCCAAATGATGCAACAGAATTTATCAAAATTTCAGGTTGTGAATTCTTACAACTTCCACCAAACCCAACAGATCATAAAGCAATTCTAGAAAAATGTCTCAAAGCAGAACAAGGTGCAATTGTTAATTGGAATAAAATTTGCCAAATGACATTTGGAAAAGATCCAGTTACATATGATATTGCAAAAGATATTCTTGCTGAAGAGATTGAACACGAGTCATGGTTCTTAGAGTTAATCTATGGAAGACCATCAGGACACATGAGAAGAAAGTATTCTGGAGAAAGACCACATACTGGAAAACATTCTAGAGCATTAGATATGGCATAA
- a CDS encoding 5-formyltetrahydrofolate cyclo-ligase, whose protein sequence is MEDNNKKSLRELLLERRDNTSFDLLKIASKKMQKRINKVYAFKDAQKIGLYYPIGSEILTQDIIQELISKGKEVFLPKVIGKNMEFRKIEDFGSLEMGKFDIMEPKDNCQVSDELDIIVVPTVGISPSGVRLGYGHGFYDKFLEGKNIITISLVLEKQIIKNIPKSDHDINMDWIITEDRMFQTQK, encoded by the coding sequence TTGGAAGACAATAACAAAAAATCACTAAGGGAACTTCTTTTAGAAAGAAGAGACAACACATCTTTTGATTTACTAAAAATTGCAAGTAAGAAAATGCAAAAAAGAATTAACAAAGTATATGCTTTCAAAGATGCTCAAAAAATCGGACTCTATTATCCAATCGGAAGTGAAATTCTCACTCAAGACATTATTCAAGAATTAATCAGTAAAGGAAAAGAAGTGTTTTTACCAAAAGTAATTGGGAAAAACATGGAGTTTAGAAAAATTGAAGATTTTGGAAGCCTAGAAATGGGCAAATTTGACATCATGGAGCCCAAAGACAATTGTCAAGTGAGCGATGAATTAGATATCATAGTTGTCCCGACAGTAGGAATTTCACCGTCAGGAGTTAGATTAGGATATGGTCATGGATTTTATGATAAATTTTTAGAAGGAAAAAACATCATAACGATTTCTCTAGTATTAGAGAAACAAATCATCAAGAACATTCCAAAATCAGATCACGACATAAACATGGACTGGATAATTACAGAAGACAGAATGTTTCAAACTCAAAAATAA
- a CDS encoding succinate--CoA ligase subunit beta: MQLLEFQAKELFREYGISLLDSISSTNIEEGRKHAKELGYPFVIKIQVPVGGRGKAGGIQKCQNDDEFELKYPQVMDLEIKGEKARAILLEKMADIKKELYLSIFLNRSKRCYTIIASAEGGVEIESVKNQIIKEIGLGEVSDEIADAVAKEMGLEGSIAEGVADTLKKLSKLTIEKEAELVEINPLAIMQDDSVTALDGKFVTDDNANFRHDELQKYQEKTEIEEQAEKSGFSLVELDGDIAVVGNGAGLVMSTLDMLSDNGGKPACFLDVGGGATTESVYEALTLISKLDRVKGILVNLYGGIVKTTVVAEAFLKAYENNLIDLPVFSRLKGTESEKAKEMLQGSRTNIFDSVEEAINAAVMGVKK; this comes from the coding sequence ATGCAACTATTAGAATTTCAAGCAAAAGAGCTTTTTCGAGAATATGGAATCAGTCTATTAGATAGCATATCCTCAACTAATATCGAAGAAGGTAGAAAACATGCAAAAGAATTAGGATATCCATTTGTAATTAAAATCCAAGTTCCTGTCGGAGGCAGAGGCAAAGCAGGAGGCATTCAAAAATGTCAAAATGATGATGAATTTGAATTAAAATACCCACAAGTAATGGATTTAGAAATTAAAGGCGAAAAAGCAAGAGCAATCCTCTTAGAAAAGATGGCAGACATTAAAAAAGAATTATACTTATCCATATTTCTAAATCGTTCAAAAAGATGTTACACAATCATTGCATCAGCTGAAGGAGGAGTTGAAATTGAATCAGTTAAAAATCAAATCATTAAAGAAATAGGATTAGGAGAAGTTTCTGATGAAATTGCAGATGCAGTTGCAAAAGAAATGGGGCTTGAAGGAAGTATAGCTGAAGGGGTAGCAGATACATTAAAAAAATTATCAAAATTAACAATTGAAAAAGAGGCTGAATTAGTAGAAATTAATCCACTTGCAATCATGCAAGATGATTCAGTTACAGCACTAGATGGAAAATTTGTAACAGATGATAATGCAAATTTCAGACATGACGAACTACAAAAATATCAAGAGAAGACAGAGATAGAAGAACAAGCTGAAAAAAGTGGATTTTCATTAGTTGAATTAGATGGAGATATTGCAGTAGTAGGAAATGGTGCAGGACTTGTAATGTCAACATTAGATATGTTATCAGATAATGGAGGAAAACCTGCATGTTTCTTAGATGTTGGAGGCGGTGCAACTACAGAATCAGTTTACGAAGCATTAACTTTGATTAGTAAATTAGACAGAGTAAAAGGAATTTTAGTTAATCTTTACGGAGGAATTGTAAAAACTACAGTAGTAGCAGAAGCATTTCTTAAAGCATATGAAAATAATCTAATTGATTTGCCAGTATTCTCAAGACTTAAAGGAACAGAATCAGAAAAAGCAAAAGAAATGTTACAAGGTTCTAGAACAAATATCTTTGATTCAGTTGAAGAAGCAATTAATGCTGCAGTAATGGGAGTAAAAAAATGA
- a CDS encoding bifunctional 5,10-methylenetetrahydrofolate dehydrogenase/5,10-methenyltetrahydrofolate cyclohydrolase: MAGTKIDGKIIAQTVKDRVKKSTSELKKEGINPCLATVLVGNNAASATYVRNKHKACEEVGIITKDHKLDENTTQQQLSSIIDELNTDATVHGILVQLPLPKHLSEFATTSRISPLKDVDGLTPHNAGLLGMGKAALVACTPSGVMEMFDYHNIELEGKNIVLINRSNLVGKPLYHLLLEKNATVITCHSRTKDIEKFCQAADIIITAVGDRTKFILTPEMIKEKSIVIDVAISRFQDKLVGDCDYEKIIEKASFATPVPGGVGPMTVAMLLKNTITAASLGTQIGRQ, from the coding sequence ATGGCAGGAACCAAGATTGATGGGAAAATAATTGCTCAAACAGTAAAAGATAGAGTCAAAAAATCAACCTCAGAATTAAAAAAAGAAGGGATCAATCCATGTTTAGCTACAGTTCTAGTAGGTAACAATGCCGCTTCAGCCACATATGTAAGAAATAAGCACAAAGCCTGTGAAGAAGTAGGAATAATCACTAAAGACCACAAACTAGATGAAAATACAACACAGCAGCAACTCAGCAGCATAATTGATGAATTGAATACAGATGCAACAGTTCATGGAATTTTAGTTCAATTACCATTACCAAAACATTTGAGTGAATTTGCAACAACATCACGTATTTCACCATTAAAGGACGTAGATGGTCTTACACCACATAATGCAGGATTACTAGGAATGGGCAAAGCAGCACTTGTAGCATGCACCCCATCAGGAGTAATGGAAATGTTTGACTATCACAATATCGAGTTAGAAGGAAAAAACATAGTTCTAATTAACAGAAGTAACCTAGTAGGAAAACCACTGTATCATTTATTGTTAGAAAAAAATGCCACAGTCATTACATGTCATTCCAGAACAAAAGATATTGAAAAATTTTGTCAAGCAGCTGACATAATTATCACTGCAGTAGGAGATAGAACAAAATTCATTCTTACTCCAGAGATGATTAAAGAAAAATCAATTGTTATCGATGTGGCAATTTCAAGATTTCAAGATAAATTAGTTGGAGATTGTGATTATGAGAAAATTATTGAAAAGGCATCATTTGCCACTCCAGTTCCAGGAGGAGTAGGTCCAATGACAGTTGCAATGCTATTAAAAAATACAATTACTGCGGCATCACTTGGAACTCAAATTGGAAGACAATAA
- a CDS encoding succinate--CoA ligase subunit alpha, translated as MTDIFELLKGKPEDSDYEKKGVIVQGITGSYGSLHAKQMISYGTNVVAGVTPGKGGQKFEETIPVYNSMQEAVDATNAKISIIFVPAKFFLAAAKDALNAGIKLLVAIPEHVPIRDTMEALDLANQKGAVIIGPNTPGIMIPELIKIGIMPPMPFKAGKIAVLSKSGTLLYEISDALTNSGFGQSITIGIGGDPVNGTRLIDAFEMVKDIPDLEGLVIVGEIGGDSEEMLAQKIIDSGFNKPAVAYIAGRAAPKEKRMGHAGAIVMGTYGSAESKVSMFNKANIPVAKRPAEVPVLLAGKMEK; from the coding sequence ATGACAGATATTTTTGAATTACTAAAAGGAAAGCCTGAAGATTCAGATTATGAGAAAAAAGGAGTAATTGTTCAAGGCATCACAGGCTCATATGGTTCTCTACATGCAAAACAAATGATATCATATGGAACAAATGTAGTTGCAGGAGTCACTCCAGGCAAAGGCGGACAAAAATTCGAAGAAACAATTCCAGTATACAATTCAATGCAAGAAGCAGTAGATGCAACAAATGCAAAAATATCAATTATTTTTGTTCCAGCAAAATTTTTCTTGGCAGCAGCAAAGGATGCATTAAACGCAGGGATCAAATTATTAGTTGCAATTCCCGAACACGTCCCAATTAGAGACACCATGGAAGCATTAGACTTGGCAAACCAAAAAGGTGCAGTAATTATCGGACCTAACACTCCAGGAATAATGATTCCAGAATTAATCAAAATTGGAATTATGCCTCCAATGCCTTTCAAAGCAGGAAAAATTGCAGTGTTATCAAAAAGTGGAACTTTACTTTATGAAATTTCTGATGCATTAACTAATTCAGGATTTGGACAATCAATTACAATCGGAATAGGAGGAGATCCAGTAAATGGTACAAGATTGATTGACGCATTTGAAATGGTAAAAGATATTCCAGATTTAGAAGGACTAGTCATTGTAGGAGAAATCGGAGGAGACTCAGAAGAAATGTTAGCACAAAAAATTATTGATTCAGGATTTAACAAACCAGCTGTTGCATATATTGCAGGAAGAGCAGCCCCTAAAGAAAAAAGAATGGGACATGCAGGTGCAATTGTCATGGGAACTTATGGTTCAGCAGAATCTAAGGTCTCAATGTTTAACAAAGCAAATATTCCAGTAGCTAAAAGACCAGCAGAAGTACCAGTTCTATTAGCAGGAAAAATGGAAAAATAG
- a CDS encoding PD-(D/E)XK nuclease family protein produces MTSKKMSLYNHIPVNFKQAELIERDNAHFYQTPSGEIYPSITTILHETMSLEKKESLENWKEQEIAANYITQEAAIIGTETHKLIENHINEVKQTDEVRLLSVAHFNNLIPFLQKINDVHGTELRLYSNKMKLAGTSDCIANYDGELSIIDYKTKRSNQKEEWMTDHFIQGTAYSQMFEELTGIEVKQVVILVSSEKNSRMEFVKKTEDYKDLLTQRLNQYYDVLE; encoded by the coding sequence TTGACATCAAAAAAAATGTCACTGTATAATCACATTCCAGTTAATTTCAAACAAGCAGAATTAATTGAAAGAGATAATGCGCATTTTTACCAAACCCCATCAGGAGAAATCTATCCATCGATTACAACAATACTACATGAAACAATGTCATTAGAAAAAAAAGAAAGTTTAGAGAATTGGAAAGAGCAAGAAATTGCAGCAAATTACATTACTCAAGAGGCCGCAATCATAGGCACAGAGACACACAAATTAATTGAAAACCACATTAATGAAGTAAAACAAACAGACGAAGTTAGATTACTGTCAGTGGCACATTTTAACAATCTGATTCCATTTTTACAAAAAATCAATGACGTCCATGGAACAGAGCTAAGATTATACAGTAACAAAATGAAATTAGCAGGCACATCAGACTGTATTGCAAATTATGATGGAGAATTATCAATAATTGATTACAAAACAAAAAGAAGCAATCAGAAGGAAGAATGGATGACAGATCATTTCATCCAAGGTACAGCATATTCACAAATGTTTGAAGAACTAACAGGTATCGAAGTTAAACAAGTAGTTATTTTAGTAAGTAGTGAAAAAAATTCAAGAATGGAATTTGTGAAAAAAACTGAAGATTATAAAGATTTGTTGACTCAACGTCTCAATCAATATTATGATGTTTTAGAATAA
- a CDS encoding 50S ribosomal protein L40e translates to MPITDPEKKRIAQQARLVMRICFKCGCRNDVGATRCRKCRNPYLRLKNRNLGVKK, encoded by the coding sequence ATGCCAATTACAGACCCTGAAAAGAAAAGAATTGCACAACAAGCACGATTAGTTATGAGAATCTGCTTCAAATGTGGATGTAGAAATGACGTAGGGGCAACAAGATGCAGAAAATGTAGAAATCCATACTTGAGATTAAAGAATAGAAATCTCGGTGTTAAGAAATAG
- the ileS gene encoding isoleucine--tRNA ligase → MELNSKFDAKAIESEIKEYTKSIDIEKLIFASDKPEKIRFIEGPPTMNGIPHAGHLRGRVIKDLWYRFNTLQGKKIEFNGGWDTQGLPVELQVEKELGVSGGKTEAIKEFGVERIVSECKKVVEKFNKTWVEVDNALGMSFNHEKAYWTFKDQFIEREWQVLKKAYENKILEEDFTVIAYCPSCQTSLSHAEVNQGYEEVKDPSLYYKVKLVDEDAFLIVWTTMPFTLVTDAMVGLNPDEDYSYVKVENETWVVGKTRLEEFMLEAKIEKHEIQKTIKGSEFEGKKYIHPLLDLIPELKEYSKLDNYHVAVSESFVDASTGSGLVHLSPANGEEDIKIANKRKVKIFSPINDEVKFTNQAGKYEGMFVRDADRPIVEDLKEHNALVKIGKIKHKYPLCWRSHHPIVWLARRGWFYKLDRLENKAIDAAESVEYFFEQPKNRFLGIIKERHPWCISRERIWGCPLPVWSCEDCGEKNWFFTRKEIVESADKLPDGPNFELHRPWIDNITIKCKKCNSVKTKREEYVLDTWHNSGSAPFSSLTNEEYEKEIPAPFFTEGIDQTRGWAYTLLIENVILNNSATPPYKSFLFQGHVLDEKGGKMSKSKGNVLEGAELLEKYPVDLIRFYFMWKASPIEPLSFSTDELMSRPYQVINTLFNLHLYFKQNSQYDNFDNTNTIEWAKSNDSLTSPDIWLLSKLQKLIQKITEKNETCKFHEGAKAIDDFIINNLSQIYIPITRGELWDESEEKKNRRLAIYAVLSEVLKTLDILIHPFCPFTSEHLYQTVFEGKQSILLDKWPQYKESLVNEDIEESFDIMKDTVSISAAARMKGKLKRRWPLNEAQICVKKNQKVKLESLSNLLKSQLNVEKFSIVETEKESGLEQLLELKELGLPVKSTLELERKKIGPKAKQHMGKLVSTFSETNPDEIISDIQKDGKYDFKIDDEIISLDKEDFIVDFDSKENFAVAKRDGFIVFISTSRNKEMMAKGLVKDIARRLQTLRKERGYNPTDVLEVASILELDEESLEMIKEKNEELAFLVRVKKVNFEKSCKEYKDDDIDGQKIKISVE, encoded by the coding sequence ATGGAATTAAATTCAAAATTTGATGCAAAAGCAATAGAGTCTGAAATTAAAGAATATACTAAATCAATAGATATTGAAAAACTAATTTTTGCATCTGACAAACCTGAAAAAATAAGATTCATTGAAGGTCCTCCAACAATGAACGGAATTCCACATGCAGGCCATCTCAGAGGTAGAGTAATCAAGGATTTATGGTATAGATTTAACACATTACAAGGCAAAAAGATTGAGTTTAATGGAGGATGGGATACCCAAGGACTTCCAGTAGAATTACAAGTTGAAAAGGAATTGGGAGTTTCGGGTGGAAAGACTGAAGCAATCAAAGAATTCGGGGTAGAAAGAATAGTTTCAGAATGTAAAAAAGTTGTAGAAAAATTCAACAAAACTTGGGTAGAAGTTGATAATGCACTGGGAATGTCATTTAATCATGAAAAAGCATATTGGACTTTCAAAGATCAATTCATAGAAAGAGAATGGCAAGTTCTTAAAAAGGCATATGAAAATAAAATTTTAGAAGAAGATTTTACAGTAATTGCATATTGTCCTAGTTGTCAGACATCACTTAGTCATGCAGAAGTAAATCAAGGATATGAAGAAGTTAAGGATCCATCACTATACTACAAAGTGAAATTAGTAGATGAAGATGCATTTTTGATTGTATGGACTACAATGCCATTTACACTGGTTACAGACGCAATGGTAGGATTAAATCCAGATGAAGATTATTCATATGTAAAAGTAGAAAATGAAACATGGGTTGTAGGAAAAACAAGATTAGAAGAATTCATGTTAGAGGCAAAAATTGAGAAACATGAAATTCAAAAAACAATCAAAGGTTCAGAATTTGAGGGAAAAAAATACATCCATCCATTATTAGATTTAATTCCAGAATTAAAAGAATATTCAAAATTAGATAATTATCATGTTGCAGTTTCAGAATCATTTGTCGATGCAAGTACAGGTAGTGGATTGGTACATCTATCACCAGCAAATGGTGAGGAAGATATCAAAATTGCAAATAAAAGAAAAGTGAAAATTTTTAGTCCAATTAACGATGAAGTGAAATTTACAAATCAGGCAGGAAAATATGAAGGAATGTTTGTTAGAGATGCAGATAGGCCCATTGTCGAAGATCTGAAAGAACACAATGCATTAGTGAAAATTGGAAAAATTAAACATAAGTATCCACTTTGTTGGAGATCACATCATCCAATTGTTTGGCTTGCAAGAAGAGGATGGTTTTACAAATTAGATAGATTAGAAAACAAAGCAATAGATGCTGCAGAAAGTGTCGAATACTTTTTTGAACAACCAAAAAATAGATTTTTAGGAATTATTAAAGAGAGACATCCGTGGTGTATTTCACGAGAAAGAATATGGGGTTGTCCATTACCTGTATGGAGTTGTGAAGATTGTGGTGAAAAAAATTGGTTTTTTACAAGAAAAGAAATTGTAGAATCAGCAGACAAATTACCAGATGGACCAAACTTTGAATTACACAGACCATGGATTGATAACATTACAATCAAATGTAAAAAATGTAATAGTGTAAAAACAAAAAGAGAAGAATATGTTTTAGATACATGGCATAACAGTGGCTCTGCACCATTTTCATCATTAACAAATGAAGAATATGAGAAAGAAATTCCAGCACCATTTTTTACAGAAGGAATAGATCAAACAAGAGGTTGGGCATACACATTACTAATTGAAAATGTGATTCTAAACAATAGTGCAACTCCACCATACAAGTCATTTTTGTTTCAAGGACATGTACTAGATGAGAAAGGAGGAAAAATGAGTAAAAGTAAAGGAAATGTTTTGGAAGGTGCAGAACTATTAGAAAAATATCCAGTAGATTTGATACGATTTTATTTCATGTGGAAAGCAAGTCCAATCGAACCACTTAGTTTCAGTACAGATGAATTAATGTCTAGACCATATCAGGTAATCAACACATTATTCAATCTACACCTTTACTTTAAGCAAAATAGTCAATATGATAATTTTGACAATACAAATACAATTGAATGGGCCAAAAGCAATGACTCACTAACATCACCAGATATTTGGTTACTATCAAAACTTCAAAAATTAATTCAAAAAATAACAGAAAAAAATGAAACGTGTAAATTCCATGAAGGAGCAAAAGCAATAGACGATTTTATAATCAATAATCTAAGTCAAATCTACATTCCAATAACTAGAGGAGAATTGTGGGATGAATCAGAAGAAAAAAAGAATAGACGTCTTGCAATTTATGCAGTACTTAGCGAAGTTCTCAAGACACTAGATATTTTGATTCACCCATTTTGTCCATTTACTAGTGAACATCTTTACCAAACTGTTTTTGAAGGAAAACAAAGTATCCTACTTGACAAATGGCCACAATACAAAGAATCATTGGTAAATGAAGATATTGAAGAATCATTTGACATTATGAAAGATACAGTATCAATTTCAGCAGCAGCAAGAATGAAAGGAAAATTAAAAAGAAGATGGCCATTAAATGAAGCACAAATCTGCGTTAAGAAAAATCAAAAAGTAAAACTAGAATCATTATCTAACTTATTAAAATCACAACTTAATGTTGAAAAATTCAGTATTGTTGAAACAGAAAAGGAAAGTGGGTTAGAACAATTATTAGAATTAAAAGAATTAGGTTTACCAGTTAAATCAACATTAGAATTAGAAAGAAAGAAAATTGGACCAAAAGCAAAACAGCATATGGGAAAATTAGTAAGTACATTTTCAGAAACAAACCCTGATGAAATTATTTCAGACATACAAAAAGATGGAAAATATGATTTTAAAATTGATGATGAAATCATTTCATTAGATAAAGAGGATTTCATAGTAGATTTTGATTCAAAAGAGAATTTTGCTGTAGCAAAAAGAGACGGATTCATAGTATTCATTTCAACTTCAAGAAACAAGGAAATGATGGCAAAAGGATTGGTAAAAGATATTGCAAGAAGATTACAAACTCTTCGAAAAGAAAGAGGGTACAACCCAACAGATGTTTTAGAAGTGGCATCAATTTTAGAATTAGATGAAGAATCATTAGAAATGATTAAAGAAAAAAATGAAGAATTGGCATTTCTAGTACGAGTAAAAAAAGTGAATTTTGAAAAATCATGTAAAGAATACAAAGACGACGATATTGATGGCCAAAAAATCAAAATATCTGTAGAGTAG
- the purD gene encoding phosphoribosylamine--glycine ligase has protein sequence MVNILVVGSGGREHALSWKLSQSNHVETVYTAPGNGGTENNVELDVNDLDGLAEFAQKNNCFTVVGPEDPLASGIVDKFNKLNLKVFGPSQAAAQLESSKIWAKNFMKRNNIPTAQFEIFDDAQKAIEYVQSIDFNVVVKADGLAAGKGVIVCNSDTEAISAIETILVKKTFGDAGNKIIVEERIDGIEASYIALSDGNVALPMASSQDHKRVFDNDKGPNTGGMGAYSPTPIVTDDLAKKIQEEVIEKTIHAMKNEGILFKGFLYAGIMIKDNIPYVLEYNVRMGDPECQPITMRMDFDLYDYFSASVDGTLSSMPSLSWKDQFAVCVVLASDGYPGPYSTNDEITGFENISSSTGVFHAGTKKSNGKILSNGGRVLGVTSLGDSLESAINIAYSEIEKINWSNKFCRSDIGKKGLSYF, from the coding sequence TTGGTAAATATTCTTGTAGTTGGTTCTGGTGGACGAGAGCATGCATTATCTTGGAAATTATCTCAAAGTAATCACGTTGAAACCGTTTACACTGCTCCTGGAAATGGTGGTACTGAGAATAATGTTGAACTTGATGTCAATGATTTAGATGGATTAGCTGAATTTGCACAAAAAAATAATTGTTTTACTGTCGTTGGTCCTGAAGATCCATTAGCTTCTGGCATTGTAGATAAATTCAATAAATTAAACCTGAAAGTTTTTGGTCCTTCTCAAGCAGCTGCACAACTTGAATCAAGTAAAATTTGGGCAAAAAATTTTATGAAGAGAAATAATATCCCTACTGCACAATTTGAAATATTTGATGATGCTCAAAAGGCAATTGAATATGTCCAATCCATTGATTTCAATGTTGTCGTCAAAGCTGACGGATTAGCTGCTGGAAAAGGCGTAATTGTATGTAATAGTGATACTGAAGCTATTTCTGCTATTGAAACAATTTTAGTAAAAAAAACATTTGGTGATGCTGGAAATAAAATAATTGTTGAGGAAAGAATTGATGGGATTGAGGCTTCATACATTGCACTATCTGATGGAAATGTAGCACTTCCGATGGCATCTAGTCAAGATCATAAACGAGTTTTTGATAATGATAAGGGTCCTAATACTGGTGGAATGGGTGCATATTCTCCAACTCCTATTGTGACTGATGATTTAGCAAAAAAAATTCAAGAGGAAGTGATTGAAAAAACAATTCATGCGATGAAAAATGAGGGAATTTTGTTTAAGGGATTTTTGTATGCTGGAATAATGATCAAAGATAACATACCATATGTTTTAGAATACAATGTCCGTATGGGTGATCCTGAATGTCAACCAATTACAATGAGAATGGATTTTGATTTGTATGATTATTTTTCTGCAAGTGTTGATGGAACTTTATCTTCAATGCCTTCCCTTTCTTGGAAAGATCAATTTGCTGTATGTGTAGTTTTGGCATCTGATGGATATCCTGGCCCATATTCTACAAATGATGAAATTACTGGATTTGAAAATATTTCAAGTAGTACTGGTGTTTTTCATGCTGGAACAAAAAAATCGAATGGAAAAATTTTATCTAACGGTGGTCGTGTTTTGGGTGTCACTTCATTAGGTGATTCTTTAGAATCTGCAATCAATATTGCATATTCTGAAATTGAAAAAATCAATTGGTCTAACAAATTTTGTAGATCTGATATTGGAAAAAAGGGTTTATCTTATTTTTGA
- a CDS encoding antibiotic biosynthesis monooxygenase family protein, which yields MADVQLKEGAENDFKTLFSESNKVLSSFPGFVSRRFLKSPDGSYRIIVEHETQETFMTMIQSPEHQQFHPKLHSFMSVEPVKKMFNSSVE from the coding sequence ATGGCTGATGTGCAACTTAAAGAGGGTGCTGAAAATGATTTCAAAACTCTATTTTCTGAATCAAATAAAGTCTTGTCCTCTTTTCCTGGATTTGTATCACGAAGATTTCTAAAATCTCCTGATGGGAGCTATCGAATAATCGTTGAGCATGAAACTCAAGAAACTTTTATGACTATGATTCAAAGTCCTGAACATCAACAATTTCATCCAAAATTACATTCTTTTATGAGTGTGGAACCTGTGAAAAAAATGTTTAATTCATCTGTTGAATAA